The window GGAAAACCTGAACAAGATTGATGCGATTAAAAATATGGCTGATCTTCAGAACTATCTTGCTTCTGTAACCAAAGAAGGAGAAAACGTGTTCTACGGATGGGGAGTGGATGCAGACCTTAAAGATTCTAAAATGAACGCTGTTTATCTAGGAAACGCTTCATTAGGATTAGGAAGAGATTACTATCAGAAAGTAAACGAAAAAAATACAGAAGCTATTGCTGAATATCAGAAATATGTAGCTTCCATGCTGAAAGAATTAGGATACAAAAATGCTGACGAAGCAGCAAAAGGTATCGTTAATTATGAAAAAAGCATCGCACAAACTTACCTGACCAACGAGCAGAGCCGTGATAACACATTGCAGTACAATCCTAAAACGATGGCTGAGCTTTCTGCTTTGGTAAAAAATGTTGACCTTCCGGGTTACCTGAAAAAAGTAGGAGTAAATACAGATAAAGTAATCATCAGCGAATTAGGGTTCTACAAGAATTTTGATAAACTGGTAAATGCTGAAAACCTTCCGGTCATCAAAGATTATCTGAAATTCCACATGATCCACGGAAGCGCTTCTTATTTAAGTGAAAACTTAGGAAACATGAAGTTTGCTTTCTATGGTAAATATCTTAGAGGACAACAGGAGCAAAGAGCTCTTAACAAGAGAGGTTTTGAGCTGATCAATGGTTCTCTGGGAGAAGCTTTCGGAAAATTATATGTTGAGAAATATTTCCCGGCTGAAGCCAAAGCTCAGATGGTGGAATTAATCGACTATTTAAAGAAAAGCTTTGCCGTTCATATCAACAACTTAGCGTGGATGTCTTCTACTACGAAGGAAAAAGCAATGCAGAAGCTGAACAAGTTCACGGTAAAAGTAGCTTATCCGGATAAATGGAAAGACTATTCAAAATTGAATATCGTTTCTGAAGCAAATGGAGGAAACCTTTACAAAAACCTTCAGAACATCGGAGAATGGCAGTATAACAAAGATCTTGCTAAAATCGGGAAGCCGGTAGATAAAACAGAATGGGGAATGACTCCACAAACTGTAAATGCCTATTACAACCCGGTAAACAACGAGATTGTATTCCCTGCCGCCATCCTTCAGCCGCCATTCTTTAACCCTAAAGCTGATGCTGCAGTAAACTTCGGTGGTATCGGTGCGGTTATCGGCCACGAAATGAGCCACGGATTTGATGATTCAGGAGCCCAGTTCGATGCAGACGGTAACCTGGTAGACTGGTGGACGCCGGAAGATAAAGCGAACTTCGAAAAAGCAACAAAAGCTCTGGCTTCTCAGTATGACAAATACGAGCCTGTAAAAGGAACTTTTGTAAACGGTACATTCACCAACGGTGAAAATATTGCTGACTTAGGAGGCGTAAACATCGCTTACGATGCGCTTCAAATGTATCTGAAAGACAAAGGAAACCCAGGGAAAATCAGCGGATTCACTCAGGATCAGAGATTCTTCCTAAGCTGGGCAACCGTTTGGAGAACTTTATCAAGTGAAAAATATATGGTGAATCAGGTGAAAACTGACCCGCACTCTCCGGGATATTTCAGAAGTTTTGGTCCGCTTATCAACGTTGATGCCTTCTACAAAGCATTCGATGTGAAAAAAGGAGACAAGCTTTACAAAGCTCCGGAAGAAAGAATCAAAATCTGGTAACAATAACAACCGCTCAGCAATGGGCGGTTTTGTTTTTTTGGGGAGTAGGGATTAGGTGGCAGATAGTAGGTAATAGGGATTAGGTGATAGGGATTAGGGAAAATAGGTAATAAGTAATGGGATTGTGAGACGGAATTGAAGGGATAATAGTTATAAAAACGGCTTCCATCATTCCCCTCCCTCGGAGGGGTGGCGAAAATTCAAAGAATTTTTGACGGGGTGGTCTCTACCCATTAACTTCAAATCTCAAATCTCAAATCTCAAACCAGAATTATATCAGTAAAGTTTGTATATTTGATAAGTTTGTGTAAAATCAAAAATTATCTTTAATGAAAAAGCTAAATATCGGAATACTTGCCCTTTCGGGTATAGTGTTTCTTAACTCTTGTGGTGCAGCAAAGACTACAGGGACAGACAATAAAACAGAGGCTACAGCAAAAGTAGCTGAACCGGTAAAAGAAGAAGCAAAAGAAGAGGGAATCAATTTATCGTATATGGATACCAGTGTCCGCCCGCAGGATGACTTTTTTAGCTATGTGAACGGGAATTGGGTGAAAACCACTCAGATTCCTTCAGATAAAGCAAACTGGGGTTCTTTCAATGCGTTGAGAGAAAATGTGGATGATGCTTCATTAGATATTTTAAACAAAATCCTTACAGAATCTTATCCTGCCGGATCAGAGGGACAGAAAA of the Chryseobacterium aureum genome contains:
- a CDS encoding M13 family metallopeptidase; translation: MKKITLSLFLIAGICTQTTMSAQAKAAKVAVNNTDKGLDLSLMDTSVRPQDDFYNYVSGTWMKTAKIPSDKPTWGSFNKLAEDTDNNSMTILNSLLKDKFADGSEGKKIQDLYATYMNMQKRNADGIKPIQENLNKIDAIKNMADLQNYLASVTKEGENVFYGWGVDADLKDSKMNAVYLGNASLGLGRDYYQKVNEKNTEAIAEYQKYVASMLKELGYKNADEAAKGIVNYEKSIAQTYLTNEQSRDNTLQYNPKTMAELSALVKNVDLPGYLKKVGVNTDKVIISELGFYKNFDKLVNAENLPVIKDYLKFHMIHGSASYLSENLGNMKFAFYGKYLRGQQEQRALNKRGFELINGSLGEAFGKLYVEKYFPAEAKAQMVELIDYLKKSFAVHINNLAWMSSTTKEKAMQKLNKFTVKVAYPDKWKDYSKLNIVSEANGGNLYKNLQNIGEWQYNKDLAKIGKPVDKTEWGMTPQTVNAYYNPVNNEIVFPAAILQPPFFNPKADAAVNFGGIGAVIGHEMSHGFDDSGAQFDADGNLVDWWTPEDKANFEKATKALASQYDKYEPVKGTFVNGTFTNGENIADLGGVNIAYDALQMYLKDKGNPGKISGFTQDQRFFLSWATVWRTLSSEKYMVNQVKTDPHSPGYFRSFGPLINVDAFYKAFDVKKGDKLYKAPEERIKIW